From Thiohalorhabdus denitrificans, the proteins below share one genomic window:
- a CDS encoding ammonium transporter: protein MDVHSAAADTLFVLLGAIMVLAMHSGFAFLEVGTVRKKNQVNALVKILSDFSVSTVVYFFLGYTLAYGSGFLLGAEELVAANGYELVKFFFLATFAAAIPAIISGGIAERARFGPQLAATALLVGLVYPVFEGITWNGNFGFQDWLAATFGAGFHDFAGSVVVHGVGGWVALAAVLLLGPRHGRYGKNGVVYAHPPSSIPFLALGAWILAVGWFGFNVMSAQAVDGISGLVALNSLMAMVGGTLAGLFVGRNDPGFVHNGPLAGLVAVCAGSDVMHPAGALATGAVAGALFVGTFTLTQNRWKIDDVLGVWPLHGLCGAWGGIAAGIFGAKALGGLGGVSLAAQVVGTLLGVAIALAGGVLVYGVLRNLVGLRLSQEQEFEGADLSLHHIESEPEFDGVLRG, encoded by the coding sequence ATGGACGTGCATTCCGCCGCTGCCGACACCCTCTTCGTTCTCCTCGGCGCCATCATGGTGCTGGCCATGCACTCCGGCTTCGCCTTCCTCGAAGTGGGCACAGTGCGCAAAAAGAACCAGGTCAATGCCCTGGTCAAGATCCTGTCCGATTTCTCCGTGTCCACAGTGGTGTATTTCTTCCTCGGCTACACCCTGGCCTACGGTTCCGGATTCCTGCTGGGAGCCGAGGAGCTGGTGGCGGCCAACGGCTACGAACTGGTCAAATTCTTCTTCCTGGCCACCTTCGCGGCCGCCATCCCCGCCATAATCTCGGGCGGAATCGCCGAGCGGGCCCGCTTCGGTCCGCAGCTGGCGGCTACGGCCCTTCTGGTGGGCCTCGTTTATCCCGTGTTTGAGGGCATCACCTGGAACGGCAATTTCGGCTTCCAGGACTGGCTCGCGGCTACCTTTGGAGCCGGTTTCCACGACTTCGCCGGTTCCGTTGTGGTTCACGGCGTGGGCGGTTGGGTCGCCCTGGCCGCTGTGCTTTTGCTGGGGCCCCGCCACGGCCGCTACGGGAAGAATGGGGTTGTCTATGCCCACCCGCCCTCCAGCATCCCCTTCTTGGCGCTGGGGGCCTGGATCCTGGCGGTGGGCTGGTTCGGCTTTAACGTCATGTCCGCCCAGGCCGTCGACGGGATCAGCGGCTTGGTGGCCCTAAACAGCCTCATGGCCATGGTGGGCGGCACCCTGGCTGGCCTGTTCGTGGGCCGCAATGACCCGGGGTTTGTGCATAACGGCCCGCTGGCGGGCCTGGTGGCGGTGTGCGCCGGCTCCGACGTCATGCATCCAGCCGGGGCCTTGGCCACCGGGGCGGTGGCCGGCGCCCTGTTCGTGGGCACCTTTACCCTCACCCAGAACCGGTGGAAGATCGACGACGTGCTGGGGGTATGGCCGTTGCATGGCCTGTGCGGCGCCTGGGGCGGCATCGCCGCCGGTATCTTCGGGGCCAAGGCACTGGGCGGCCTGGGCGGAGTGAGCCTGGCCGCGCAGGTGGTGGGCACCCTCCTGGGCGTGGCCATCGCCTTGGCGGGCGGGGTGCTGGTGTACGGCGTGCTGCGCAACCTGGTCGGTCTCCGCCTCTCCCAGGAGCAGGAGTTCGAAGGCGCCGACCTTTCCCTGCACCACATCGAATCCGAACCGGAGTTTGATGGCGTTTTACGAGGCTGA
- the cynS gene encoding cyanase has product MDKLAMTETIMAAKADKGWSWEEIAAQVGLNPVFVTSACLGQSSMPREYGEKLTAALGLSGEVVEALAVCPMKGTEQAVPTDPLVYRFYEIMQVYGTSVKEIIHEKFGDGIMSAIDFTLDVDRQEDPKGDRVVVTMNGKFLPYKIW; this is encoded by the coding sequence ATGGATAAGCTGGCTATGACCGAGACCATCATGGCCGCCAAGGCTGACAAGGGGTGGAGCTGGGAGGAGATTGCCGCCCAGGTGGGCCTCAACCCCGTCTTCGTCACCTCCGCCTGCCTGGGGCAGAGCAGCATGCCGCGGGAATACGGGGAGAAGCTGACTGCAGCCCTGGGGTTGTCCGGTGAGGTGGTTGAGGCCCTGGCGGTCTGCCCCATGAAGGGGACGGAGCAGGCCGTGCCCACCGACCCGCTGGTCTACCGTTTCTACGAGATCATGCAGGTGTACGGCACCTCGGTTAAGGAGATCATCCACGAGAAGTTCGGTGACGGCATCATGTCGGCCATCGACTTCACCCTGGATGTGGATCGCCAGGAGGACCCCAAGGGCGACCGCGTGGTGGTGACCATGAACGGCAAGTTCCTGCCCTACAAGATCTGGTAG
- a CDS encoding uroporphyrinogen-III synthase, whose translation MALPESRELDLLARMLADRGAEPVRCPLVSIRDNPDREPVLDWLDRLLGGELDHLVLFTGEGLRRLLAVATERGRQRELVAALARIPVTARGPKPARELRRLGLQPDHAPQEATTGGLIHSLSALGLNGRRVGVQLYGAEPNEPFMAFLREAGAEPDPVAPYIYASEAENRRVAELLDELEGGQLDSIAFTSRQQVRRLFQVAGRVGREEGLAAALLETPVAAVGPVVAEALSQRGVPPAITPQGSYFMKPLVRALESELGGFG comes from the coding sequence GTGGCCCTTCCGGAGAGCCGCGAGCTGGACCTGCTGGCCCGCATGCTTGCGGACCGCGGCGCCGAGCCGGTGCGCTGCCCCCTGGTGAGCATCCGCGACAACCCGGACCGGGAGCCGGTGCTCGATTGGCTCGACCGGCTGTTGGGGGGCGAGCTGGACCACCTGGTGCTCTTCACCGGCGAGGGCCTGCGCCGGCTCCTGGCGGTGGCCACGGAGCGCGGGCGACAGCGGGAATTGGTCGCGGCCCTGGCGCGGATCCCGGTGACCGCGCGCGGTCCCAAGCCAGCCCGCGAGCTCCGTCGGCTCGGCCTGCAGCCTGACCACGCTCCCCAGGAGGCCACCACCGGCGGCCTCATCCACAGCCTGTCCGCGCTGGGGCTGAACGGCCGCCGGGTAGGGGTGCAGCTCTACGGAGCCGAGCCCAACGAGCCCTTTATGGCCTTCCTGCGCGAGGCCGGGGCCGAACCGGATCCCGTGGCCCCCTATATCTACGCCTCCGAGGCCGAGAACCGACGGGTAGCGGAACTGTTGGACGAGCTGGAAGGGGGGCAACTGGACTCCATCGCCTTCACCAGCAGGCAGCAGGTGCGCCGGTTGTTCCAGGTGGCGGGGCGGGTCGGCCGGGAGGAGGGGCTGGCGGCCGCCCTGTTGGAGACGCCGGTGGCCGCCGTGGGCCCGGTGGTGGCGGAGGCCCTGAGCCAACGGGGGGTCCCCCCAGCCATTACCCCCCAAGGCAGCTATTTCATGAAGCCCCTGGTGCGGGCCCTGGAGTCGGAGCTGGGTGGCTTCGGGTGA
- the nirB gene encoding nitrite reductase large subunit NirB has product MTERLVLVGNGMAGVRTLEELLKLAPEKYAVTVFGDEPYANYNRILLSPVLAGDKTIDEICLNGRDWYENNGIELRTGTAVAEIDRGGRRIIAADGTTADYDRLILATGSRPVRLPIPGADLPGVVTFRDIADVEAMTEASAKHDRAVVIGGGLLGLEAAHGLRERGMEVTVVHIADHLMERQLDAPAGRMLQQSMAERGIRFELPATTEAILGEEAATGIRLNDGRELDAGLVVMAAGIRPNTGLAESSGIYCERGILVGDTMQTFDPRIWAVGECVQHRGATYGLVAPLFDQAKVAANHLAEAGTARYEGSVTSTKLKVSGIDLFSAGDFHGGADSEAMVLADAAGGVYKKLVIEENRIAGAVLFGDTIDGSWYFQLMRDGTDISELRDQLLFGQAHLGDAGHGEGNRVAAMADDVEICGCNGVSKADIVQAIGDKGLFTLEDVRAHTKASSSCGSCTGLVESLLASTVGEGYETTPAKKALCGCTEYSHDEVRAAIRDHALKSIPEVMHFLEWGSEDGCNKCRPALNYYLLCAWPGEYADDPASRFVNERAHANIQKDGTYSVVPRIWGGVTSPAQLRAIAEVAEKYEVPTVKFTGGQRVDLLGVAKENLPQVWADLAAHGFVSGHAYGKAVRTVKTCVGQEWCRFGVQDSTSLGIELEHMAWGAWTPHKVKLAVSGCPRNCAESTVKDVGVVAVESGWEIHVAGNGGTKVRACDFLTRVDTADQVKEHTAAFLQLYREQAHYLERTAHWVERVGLAPIRERVVDDGDARAALAERFWYAQSFAQVDPWRQHAESADQRPYIPLKEVAG; this is encoded by the coding sequence ATGACGGAACGACTGGTACTTGTGGGAAATGGTATGGCCGGGGTGCGCACCCTGGAGGAACTGCTCAAGCTCGCCCCGGAGAAATACGCCGTCACGGTGTTCGGCGACGAGCCCTACGCCAACTACAACCGCATCCTGCTGTCCCCGGTGCTCGCCGGCGACAAGACCATCGACGAAATCTGCCTCAACGGCCGCGACTGGTACGAGAACAACGGCATAGAGCTGCGGACGGGGACCGCGGTCGCGGAGATCGATCGTGGTGGGCGTCGGATCATCGCGGCTGATGGCACGACCGCCGACTACGACCGGCTGATCCTGGCCACCGGCTCGCGTCCGGTGCGCCTGCCCATCCCGGGCGCCGACCTCCCCGGGGTGGTCACCTTCCGTGACATCGCCGACGTCGAGGCCATGACCGAGGCCAGCGCCAAGCACGACAGGGCGGTGGTCATCGGCGGCGGCCTGCTCGGCCTGGAGGCGGCCCACGGCCTGCGCGAGCGCGGCATGGAAGTGACCGTGGTGCACATCGCCGACCACCTCATGGAACGCCAGCTCGACGCCCCCGCCGGGCGCATGCTGCAGCAGTCCATGGCCGAGCGCGGCATCCGTTTCGAGCTGCCGGCCACCACCGAGGCCATCCTCGGCGAGGAGGCGGCGACCGGCATTCGCTTGAACGACGGCCGCGAGCTGGATGCCGGCCTAGTGGTCATGGCCGCCGGCATTCGCCCCAACACCGGGCTGGCCGAATCCTCCGGCATCTACTGCGAGCGCGGCATCTTGGTGGGCGACACCATGCAGACCTTCGACCCGCGCATCTGGGCGGTGGGCGAGTGCGTGCAGCACCGCGGCGCCACCTACGGCCTGGTGGCGCCCCTGTTCGACCAGGCCAAGGTGGCCGCCAACCACTTGGCCGAGGCCGGAACCGCCCGCTACGAAGGCTCGGTGACCTCCACCAAGCTCAAGGTCTCGGGCATCGACCTGTTCTCCGCCGGCGACTTCCACGGTGGCGCGGACAGCGAGGCCATGGTGTTGGCCGATGCCGCTGGCGGCGTCTACAAGAAGCTGGTGATCGAGGAAAACCGCATTGCCGGCGCCGTGCTGTTCGGCGACACCATCGACGGCTCCTGGTACTTCCAGCTCATGCGCGACGGCACGGACATCTCGGAGCTGCGCGACCAGCTGTTGTTCGGCCAGGCCCACCTGGGCGACGCCGGTCACGGCGAGGGCAACCGCGTGGCGGCCATGGCCGACGACGTGGAGATCTGCGGCTGTAACGGTGTGAGCAAGGCCGACATCGTCCAGGCCATCGGCGACAAGGGCCTGTTCACCCTGGAGGACGTGCGCGCCCACACCAAAGCTTCTTCCTCCTGCGGCTCGTGCACCGGGCTGGTGGAGTCGTTGCTCGCCTCCACGGTAGGCGAGGGCTATGAGACGACCCCGGCGAAGAAGGCCCTTTGCGGCTGCACCGAGTACAGCCACGACGAGGTGCGCGCCGCCATCCGCGACCATGCCCTCAAATCCATCCCCGAGGTCATGCACTTCCTGGAGTGGGGGAGCGAGGACGGCTGCAACAAGTGCCGGCCGGCGCTGAACTACTACCTGTTGTGCGCCTGGCCGGGCGAGTACGCCGACGACCCCGCCTCGCGGTTCGTCAACGAGCGCGCCCACGCCAACATCCAGAAGGACGGCACCTACTCGGTGGTGCCGCGCATCTGGGGCGGCGTCACCAGCCCCGCCCAGCTGCGCGCCATCGCCGAGGTGGCCGAGAAATACGAGGTGCCCACGGTCAAGTTCACCGGCGGCCAGCGCGTGGACCTGCTGGGGGTGGCCAAGGAGAACCTGCCCCAGGTGTGGGCCGATCTGGCTGCCCACGGTTTCGTCTCCGGCCACGCCTACGGCAAGGCGGTGCGCACGGTGAAGACCTGCGTCGGCCAGGAGTGGTGCCGCTTCGGGGTGCAGGATTCCACCAGCCTGGGCATCGAGCTGGAGCATATGGCCTGGGGCGCGTGGACCCCGCACAAGGTCAAGCTGGCGGTCTCCGGCTGCCCGCGCAACTGCGCCGAGTCCACCGTCAAGGACGTCGGCGTGGTGGCGGTGGAATCGGGCTGGGAGATCCACGTGGCCGGGAACGGCGGCACCAAGGTGCGCGCCTGCGACTTCCTGACCCGGGTGGATACCGCCGACCAGGTCAAGGAACACACGGCGGCCTTCCTGCAGCTCTACCGCGAGCAGGCCCACTACCTGGAGCGCACCGCCCACTGGGTGGAGCGCGTCGGCCTGGCCCCTATTCGGGAGCGGGTGGTGGACGACGGTGACGCCCGGGCGGCCTTGGCCGAGCGATTCTGGTACGCCCAGTCCTTCGCCCAGGTCGATCCCTGGCGCCAGCACGCCGAAAGCGCCGACCAGCGTCCCTACATCCCCCTCAAGGAGGTGGCCGGCTGA
- the glnA gene encoding type I glutamate--ammonia ligase has protein sequence MAQGAEKVFAMLEENQARFIDFRFTDPRGKWQHMTLPAHGLDQDTFEEGFTFDGSSIDGWKEIHESDMLLVPDPDSAFLDPFYEEPTIVLTCDVAEPDTMEGYNRDPRSVAKRAEAYLQSSGIGDTAFFGPEPEFFMFDSVKWDVKMEKCGYQIDSEEGVWNSGADFEGGNRGHRPAVKGGYFPVPPVDSSQDLRSAMSLTLQKIGITPEIHHHEVATANQNEVGFRFTECVGQGDQLQKFKYVVHNVAAAYGKTATFMPKPVVGDNGTGMHVHQSIWKDGENRFAGDKYGGLSQEALYYIGGIIKHAKAINAFTNASTNSYKRLVPGFEAPVLLAYSNRNRSASIRIPAVSSPKGRRIEVRFPDPTANPYLAFAALLMAGIDGIENKIDPGEALDKNLYDLPPEEVAEVPHVASSFEEALDALDADRAFLTKGGVFTDDAIDGYLELRREEVDQVRMTTHPMEFALYYSV, from the coding sequence ATGGCCCAAGGTGCCGAGAAAGTCTTCGCGATGCTCGAGGAGAACCAGGCGCGCTTCATCGACTTTCGCTTTACCGATCCGCGCGGCAAATGGCAGCACATGACCCTGCCTGCCCACGGCCTGGATCAGGACACTTTCGAGGAAGGCTTCACCTTCGATGGCTCCTCCATCGACGGCTGGAAGGAGATCCACGAGTCGGACATGCTCCTGGTTCCCGACCCCGACTCGGCCTTCCTCGACCCCTTCTATGAAGAGCCGACCATCGTCCTTACCTGCGACGTGGCCGAGCCGGACACCATGGAAGGCTACAACCGCGACCCCCGGTCGGTGGCCAAGCGGGCCGAGGCCTACCTGCAGTCCAGCGGCATCGGTGACACCGCCTTCTTCGGCCCCGAGCCCGAGTTCTTCATGTTCGACTCGGTGAAGTGGGACGTGAAGATGGAGAAGTGCGGCTACCAGATCGACTCCGAGGAAGGGGTGTGGAACTCCGGGGCCGACTTCGAGGGCGGCAACCGCGGCCACCGCCCGGCGGTGAAGGGCGGCTACTTCCCGGTGCCTCCGGTGGACTCCAGTCAGGATCTTCGCTCGGCGATGTCGCTAACGCTCCAGAAAATCGGCATCACCCCGGAGATCCACCACCACGAGGTGGCCACCGCCAACCAGAACGAGGTGGGCTTCCGCTTCACCGAGTGCGTGGGCCAAGGCGACCAGCTGCAGAAGTTCAAGTACGTGGTGCACAACGTGGCCGCCGCCTACGGCAAGACCGCCACTTTCATGCCCAAGCCGGTGGTGGGCGACAACGGCACCGGCATGCACGTCCACCAGTCCATCTGGAAGGACGGCGAGAACCGCTTCGCCGGGGATAAATACGGCGGCCTGTCCCAGGAGGCGCTCTACTACATCGGCGGCATCATCAAGCACGCCAAGGCCATCAACGCCTTTACCAACGCCTCCACCAACAGCTACAAGCGGCTGGTGCCCGGCTTCGAGGCCCCGGTGCTGCTGGCCTACTCCAACCGTAACCGCTCCGCAAGCATCCGCATTCCGGCCGTTAGCTCGCCCAAGGGCCGGCGCATCGAGGTGCGCTTCCCGGACCCCACGGCCAATCCCTACTTGGCCTTCGCGGCCCTGCTGATGGCCGGCATCGACGGTATCGAGAACAAGATCGACCCGGGCGAGGCGCTGGACAAGAACCTGTACGACCTTCCTCCCGAGGAGGTCGCCGAGGTCCCCCACGTAGCCAGCTCCTTCGAAGAGGCCCTCGACGCACTCGACGCCGACCGCGCGTTCCTGACCAAGGGCGGGGTGTTCACCGATGACGCCATCGACGGCTACCTCGAGCTGCGCCGGGAGGAGGTGGACCAGGTGCGCATGACCACCCACCCCATGGAGTTCGCCCTCTACTACAGCGTGTGA
- a CDS encoding bifunctional protein-serine/threonine kinase/phosphatase: MPDRLEITVGQSSDKGRKSVNQDFYAAYLPREPQLRAKGAAIALADGISSSDVAQIASQTAVRSFLEDYYCTSEAWSVKRSAQQVILATNSWLHSLSRRGAHPHDRERGYACTLSAMVLKATTAHIFHVGDARIYRLRGDSLEQLTEDHRIWLSQNEGYLGRALGVDRHVEIDYWSLPLERDDIFLFATDGVYEHLAPEVLTETVRRHGSDLDAAAKTLVNEAYQQGSTDNLTAQLIRVEALPEDDIEEHQRRRAELPFPPALEPGAHLDGFEILRELHASHRSHVYLARDLQSNTRVALKTPTAELKNDPVLLDQFLTEEWIARRISSPHVIKARLPERRRSYTYLIMEFVEGRTLTQWMRDNPDPPLEKVRDIVGQIARGLRAFHRHEMVHQDIRPDNILIDEAGTARIIDLGSTRLAGLTDGRALFAGDRLLGTEQYSAPEYFLGAAGSVRSDVFSLGVVTYQMLTGTLPYGTQVPKARTRAAQHKLKYEPALNRNRSLPAWVDATLRRAVHPNPERRYADADELAYDLRHPRREFLDAHRPPLIERNPESFWQGVSAVLAVLLALAIALD; the protein is encoded by the coding sequence ATGCCCGACCGTCTCGAGATCACCGTGGGACAGAGCTCCGACAAGGGCCGCAAGAGCGTCAACCAGGACTTCTACGCGGCCTACCTCCCCAGGGAGCCACAATTACGCGCCAAGGGGGCCGCCATCGCCCTCGCCGACGGGATCAGCAGCAGCGACGTCGCGCAGATCGCCAGCCAGACCGCGGTTCGATCCTTCCTCGAGGATTACTACTGCACCTCCGAGGCGTGGTCGGTGAAGCGATCGGCCCAACAGGTCATCCTGGCCACCAATTCCTGGCTCCATTCCCTGAGCCGGCGGGGGGCCCATCCCCACGACCGGGAGCGGGGCTACGCCTGCACCCTGAGCGCCATGGTCCTGAAGGCCACCACGGCGCACATCTTCCACGTGGGCGACGCCCGCATCTACCGGCTCCGTGGCGACAGCCTGGAGCAGCTCACCGAGGACCACCGCATCTGGCTGTCCCAGAACGAGGGCTACCTGGGCCGGGCCCTGGGCGTGGACCGCCACGTGGAGATCGACTATTGGAGCCTGCCGCTGGAGCGGGACGACATCTTCCTGTTCGCCACCGACGGGGTCTACGAGCACCTCGCCCCCGAGGTCCTGACCGAAACCGTCCGACGCCACGGCAGCGACCTCGACGCAGCCGCCAAGACCCTGGTCAACGAGGCCTACCAGCAGGGCAGCACCGACAATCTGACGGCCCAGCTGATCCGGGTTGAAGCCCTCCCGGAGGACGACATCGAGGAGCACCAGCGGCGCCGGGCGGAGCTGCCGTTCCCCCCTGCGCTGGAGCCCGGCGCCCATTTGGACGGTTTCGAGATCCTGCGCGAGCTCCACGCAAGCCACCGCAGCCACGTCTACCTCGCCCGGGACCTCCAGTCGAACACCCGCGTGGCCCTCAAGACCCCAACGGCAGAGCTGAAGAACGATCCGGTCCTGCTCGACCAATTCCTGACCGAGGAGTGGATCGCCCGCCGGATCAGCAGCCCCCACGTGATCAAGGCCCGTCTGCCCGAGCGGCGGCGGAGCTACACCTATCTCATCATGGAGTTCGTGGAGGGCCGGACGCTGACCCAGTGGATGCGGGACAACCCCGATCCACCCCTGGAGAAGGTCCGGGACATCGTGGGGCAGATCGCCCGCGGACTGCGCGCCTTCCATCGCCACGAGATGGTGCATCAGGACATCCGCCCGGATAACATCCTGATCGACGAGGCCGGCACCGCCCGCATCATCGACCTGGGATCCACGAGGCTGGCCGGCCTCACCGACGGTCGGGCCCTGTTCGCCGGGGACCGTTTGCTGGGCACCGAGCAGTATTCCGCCCCCGAATACTTTCTCGGTGCCGCTGGCTCGGTCCGATCGGACGTGTTCTCCCTCGGCGTGGTGACCTACCAGATGCTGACCGGCACCCTCCCCTACGGGACGCAGGTTCCCAAGGCCCGCACCCGGGCCGCGCAGCACAAGCTGAAGTACGAGCCCGCCCTGAACCGCAATCGGAGCCTCCCGGCCTGGGTGGACGCCACCTTGCGCCGGGCCGTCCACCCCAATCCCGAACGCCGCTACGCCGACGCGGACGAGCTCGCCTACGACCTGCGCCACCCGCGCCGGGAATTCCTGGACGCCCACCGGCCACCCTTGATCGAGCGCAATCCGGAGAGCTTCTGGCAGGGGGTGTCCGCGGTCCTGGCCGTTCTCCTGGCCCTGGCCATCGCCCTGGATTAA
- the cysG gene encoding siroheme synthase CysG, translated as MAYLPLFHNFRTQPCLVVGGGEVAERKVGMLRRAGARITVVAPDLTDGLAALMADGSIAHKARAFRDTDAAGRALVVAATGNAEVNRAVAAVARELNVPVNAVDDRAASSAIMPAVVDRSPLVVAVSSGGASPVLARRVRARLERDLEPGLGPLAALADEYRHRVRERLPDFDDRLRFWERALDGEAGRAARAGRDAEARAAMEAELAADRSTAANTGEVYLVGAGPGDPDLLTLKAARLMGECDVVLHDRLVPSAILDRVRRDAERIPVGKAAGCHSRPQGEINGLLIDLARAGKRVLRLKGGDPLVFGRGAEEWEAVTAAGIPCQVVPGVTAASGCAAATGIPLTHRGVAESVTLATGHGCRGEPEHDWAELAQDRRTSVFYMGLGNLPRLRDRLLVAGRAPDTPTAVVVGGTTPAQEVVTATLAELPEVTDRLPRRSPALIIVGEVVRLRGRLLGTPLEPAPAPGGGEVRPSW; from the coding sequence CTGGCCTATCTTCCTCTGTTCCACAACTTCCGAACCCAACCCTGTCTGGTGGTGGGCGGCGGTGAGGTGGCCGAACGCAAGGTGGGCATGCTGCGCCGGGCCGGGGCTCGCATCACCGTGGTGGCCCCGGATCTGACCGATGGGCTGGCGGCCCTTATGGCCGATGGCAGCATCGCCCATAAGGCTCGGGCCTTCCGCGACACCGACGCCGCCGGGCGGGCGCTGGTCGTGGCCGCCACCGGCAACGCCGAGGTCAATCGGGCGGTGGCGGCGGTGGCCCGGGAGCTTAACGTCCCGGTCAACGCCGTGGACGACCGCGCCGCCAGTAGCGCCATCATGCCGGCGGTGGTGGACCGGTCCCCCCTGGTAGTGGCGGTGTCCAGCGGCGGGGCTTCCCCGGTGCTGGCCCGCCGCGTGCGGGCGCGGCTGGAGCGCGACCTCGAGCCCGGCCTCGGGCCCCTGGCCGCCCTGGCCGACGAATACCGCCACCGGGTCCGGGAACGCCTTCCGGACTTCGACGATCGCCTCCGCTTCTGGGAGCGGGCGCTGGACGGGGAGGCCGGACGGGCAGCGCGCGCCGGGCGGGACGCCGAGGCCCGGGCCGCTATGGAGGCCGAGCTGGCGGCGGACCGTTCCACCGCCGCTAATACCGGCGAGGTCTACCTGGTGGGAGCGGGGCCCGGGGATCCGGATCTGCTTACCCTCAAGGCGGCGCGCCTGATGGGGGAGTGCGACGTGGTCCTGCATGACCGCCTGGTGCCGTCGGCCATCCTCGACCGGGTGCGGCGCGATGCCGAGCGCATCCCCGTGGGCAAGGCCGCCGGCTGCCACAGTCGCCCCCAGGGGGAGATCAACGGCCTGCTCATCGACCTGGCCCGGGCCGGGAAACGGGTTCTGCGCCTCAAGGGCGGCGACCCGCTGGTGTTTGGACGCGGCGCCGAGGAGTGGGAGGCCGTAACCGCCGCCGGCATCCCCTGCCAAGTGGTGCCGGGCGTTACCGCCGCCAGCGGCTGCGCTGCGGCCACTGGCATCCCCCTGACTCACCGGGGGGTCGCTGAATCGGTGACCCTGGCCACCGGCCATGGCTGTCGCGGCGAACCGGAGCACGACTGGGCGGAGCTGGCGCAGGACCGGCGCACCAGCGTGTTCTACATGGGGCTGGGCAACCTTCCCCGCCTCCGCGACCGCCTGCTGGTTGCGGGCCGGGCACCGGATACCCCCACGGCCGTGGTGGTGGGGGGCACCACCCCCGCCCAGGAAGTGGTGACGGCGACCCTTGCGGAGCTTCCGGAGGTCACGGACCGCCTGCCACGCCGGTCCCCGGCCCTGATCATCGTCGGCGAGGTGGTGCGCCTGCGGGGCCGCCTCCTGGGCACCCCTCTGGAGCCGGCCCCGGCCCCCGGGGGTGGCGAGGTAAGACCGTCTTGGTAG
- the nirD gene encoding nitrite reductase small subunit NirD — translation MAATEREKTMTDTEWLDLGPLDAIPARGARVVRTAGGDIAVFRTGDDHVFALDDRCPHRGGPLSEGIVYGHRVACPLHDWRIELAGGEAVAPDEGCARTYPVAVVEEKVFLQVPTQRSASSSRKTESAS, via the coding sequence ATGGCCGCCACCGAACGGGAGAAAACCATGACCGACACCGAATGGCTCGACCTCGGGCCGCTGGATGCCATTCCCGCCCGCGGTGCGCGCGTGGTTCGCACCGCCGGCGGCGACATCGCCGTATTCCGCACGGGGGACGACCATGTGTTCGCCCTCGACGACCGCTGCCCCCATCGCGGCGGCCCGCTTTCCGAGGGCATCGTCTACGGCCACCGGGTGGCCTGCCCCCTGCACGACTGGCGCATCGAGCTGGCCGGTGGGGAAGCCGTGGCTCCCGACGAGGGCTGCGCCCGAACCTATCCCGTCGCCGTGGTCGAGGAAAAGGTGTTCCTCCAGGTCCCGACCCAGCGCTCCGCCTCCTCCTCCCGGAAGACGGAGTCAGCCTCATGA
- a CDS encoding formate/nitrite transporter family protein codes for MSYLNPSEFVTKLVDQGESKVYMSERDTILRGFMAGATLALAVVFAVSIAVNTGSFLLGAILFPVGFSMLYLMGYDLLTGVFTIIPMAWLDGRPGVTLPRMLKSWLLVGIGNLAGSLFIAFFAFMYFTDGFNAAVNDIGQKIMAVGEKRTSMYADAGFWGLLHLFMRGMFCNWMVSMGVVGAAISTSVPGKVIGMWMPIMVFFYLGFEHSVVNMFLFPTGLMMGADFTFTDYLLWNEIPTVLGNIAGGLVLVGLVLYTTHVRTGAKKEFPEVAMAK; via the coding sequence ATGTCCTATCTCAACCCGTCTGAGTTCGTGACCAAGCTCGTGGACCAGGGCGAATCCAAGGTCTACATGAGCGAGCGCGACACCATCCTGCGCGGTTTCATGGCCGGTGCCACTCTGGCCCTGGCGGTGGTGTTCGCCGTCTCGATCGCGGTAAATACCGGCTCGTTCCTTCTCGGGGCCATTCTCTTCCCCGTCGGCTTTTCCATGCTGTATCTCATGGGCTATGACTTGTTGACCGGGGTCTTCACGATTATCCCGATGGCATGGCTCGATGGCCGCCCGGGCGTGACGTTACCGCGCATGCTGAAGTCCTGGCTGCTTGTTGGTATCGGGAATCTCGCCGGCTCCCTGTTTATCGCCTTTTTCGCCTTTATGTATTTCACTGATGGCTTCAATGCCGCCGTCAACGACATTGGTCAGAAAATAATGGCCGTCGGCGAGAAACGCACCAGCATGTACGCCGATGCCGGGTTCTGGGGCCTGCTCCACCTGTTCATGCGCGGCATGTTCTGTAATTGGATGGTCTCGATGGGTGTCGTCGGCGCGGCGATCTCGACGAGCGTGCCGGGCAAGGTCATCGGCATGTGGATGCCGATCATGGTCTTCTTCTACCTCGGCTTCGAGCACTCCGTGGTGAACATGTTCCTCTTCCCAACCGGACTCATGATGGGCGCGGATTTCACGTTCACCGACTATCTCCTCTGGAACGAGATCCCGACGGTGCTGGGCAATATCGCCGGCGGACTGGTCCTGGTCGGCCTGGTGCTCTATACGACCCATGTCCGTACCGGGGCCAAGAAGGAGTTCCCCGAGGTGGCCATGGCCAAGTAA